In the genome of Sander vitreus isolate 19-12246 chromosome 13, sanVit1, whole genome shotgun sequence, one region contains:
- the radx gene encoding RPA-related protein RADX, which yields MEDNSSCSSVVTGLSQASFLQRTLERLSSIQCLKVNTEEEEEAAAPVAVIALQRYLSEQTEGQQLYSYSYDVTVTDGVWRAKCFVHPSLNHLVHTNTLRTGTDITITQCSFVYNERRLGHGYICIEKLRCGVERSAFLPRIKDVSSLPMLVKHGMERSVVLQSDVPLQVSRKHYLSLWNNEDPEGDIWTSGFPSSDTVLDVSKITLLCSLESCFRKTWTPLPLLVRILHKSRLRYYGKFGLKIDYPYQAYFEVADQSGTMSLVLWNELCPEFYQRLNVGTVLYIQNYTLKQSYSNRSHPQMDHHRMKTFNSVEICLNPRNPTSVITVVSPKSVLPQWGLPEVSYQFTTSSELENVSNNSACDVIGLVTFVGRIERVKSKGNMGPEKYWTYRWIHAVDGTSDRPFILEVFSSSQPEVFSRICPMTYLVCTQMRVCQVEGSLPYLTSSCETETFITGYHKGQPYVSDPRVKSFIQWTKTLKDNVVLQKTAVGGYYCYPPPPQTFTQSMADASVQAPLVAAADLKKEFETLQYREHKKVAIQGQITAVRYMKEPKTTESRRTQEKELPDVSTDACKQAVPSAHNHPSTAEQTLAASLTSASAEKIPASGRKRRIQSRIAMESSLNLGSVSAKRRHNDAEEGQEQEEESDSGSEEAQDAECLRQLQNLNQDSDVISWESSSWLNQQQEVSEHLCQGGLYPDSVSRRFTFDEKNVLLQQSNLQPTRWTPEQSADTIPPVVCPGYYQVTILGINKQIAVDAAYLPVVSSDEPRAVGLPQDPHGNTMLSCLSSGFLCPLSDTASHSESTLPEPEEVLVTASELEDTHVVCILDLCHLGGDEMEVVISKVYRVTEVSLG from the exons ATGGAGGATAACTCGTCCTGTTCTTCGGTGGTCACTGGTCTTTCTCAAGCGTCTTTCCTCCAGAGGACGTTGGAACGGTTATCCTCCATACAGTGTCTGAAAGTAAacactgaggaggaggaggaggcggcggCTCCTGTTGCTGTAATTGCACTTCAGCGGTACTTATCTGAGCAAACCGAGGGGCAGCAGCTCTACAGCTATAGCTACGACGTTACCGTCACTGACGGAGTCTGGCGAGCCAAATGCTTTGTTCACCCTAGTTTAAATCACTTGGTGCACACAAACACCCTGAGGACTGGGACTGACATCACCATCACGCAGTGCTCTTTTGTTTACAACGAGAGGAGACTGGGACACGGTTACATTTGCATTGAAAAGCTCAGATGTGGTGTAGAGAGGTCTGCTTTCCTGCCCCGTATAAAGGATGTCAGTTCACTGCCCATGCTGGTCAAGCATGGCATGGAGAGGAGTGTGGTGCTTCAAAGTGATGTTCCCCTTCAGGTGAGCCGCAAACATTACCTGTCTCTGTGGAACAACGAAGACCCAGAGGGAGACATCTGGACCTCGGGGTTTCCCTCGTCTGACACAGTACTGGACG tgTCCAAGATTACTCTTCTTTGTAGTCTGGAGTCATGCTTTAGAAAGACATGGACACCTCTCCCTCTCCTAGTGAGGATACTACACAAATCCAGATTACGGTATTATGGGAAGTTTGGGCTTAAGATTGATTACCCCTACCAG GCATACTTTGAAGTTGCTGACCAGAGTGGGACAATGTCCCTTGTGCTTTGGAACGAACTTTGTCCAGAGTTTTACCAGAGACTGAACGTAGGCACTGTGTTGTACATCCAAAATTACACCTTGAAGCAGAGTTATTCAAACCGCTCACACCCGCAAATGGACCATCACAGAATGAAGACCTTTAACTCTGTAG AAATCTGCCTGAACCCTCGCAACCCTACTTCAGTCATCACTGTGGTTTCACCAAAGAGTGTACTGCCTCAGTGGGGATTGCCTGAGGTTTCCTACCAGTTCACCACCAG CTCAGAGTTGGAAAATGTATCCAACAACTCTGCATGTGATGTCATTGGTTTGGTGACATTTGTTGGTCGTATTGAAAGAGTCAAGAGTAAAGGGAACATGG GTCCAGAAAAATACTGGACGTATCGCTGGATCCACGCGGTGGATGGAACATCTGACCGTCCTTTTATCCTGGAGGTTTTTTCCTCTTCCCAACCAGAAGTCTTCAGTCGTATATGCCCAA TGACCTACCTGGTGTGCACTCAGATGAGAGTTTGTCAAGTGGAAGGCTCGTTGCCCTACCTCACAAGCAGCTGCGAGACAGAGACGTTCATCACAG GCTACCACAAAGGTCAGCCATATGTGAGTGACCCCAGAGTGAAGAGCTTCATCCAGTGGACCAAAACTCTGAAGGACAACGTTGTCCTCCAAAAGACAGCTGTTGGTGGTTATTATTGCTACCCTCCTCCCCCACAGACATTTACCCAGTCAATGGCAGATGCCTCAG TTCAAGCTCCTCTGGTTGCTGCGGCTGACTTGAAGAAGGAGTTTGAGACCCTGCAATATAGGGAAcacaaaaaagttgcaattcAAGGACAGATCACGGCAGTGCGGTACATGAAAGAGCCAAAGACCACAGAGTCTCGAAGAACACAAGAGAAAGAG CTTCCAGATGTTTCTACTGATGCGTGTAAACAAGCTGTACCAAGCGCACACAATCATCCGTCAACAGCTGAGCAGACTTTGGCGGCCAGTTTAACATCTGCTTCTGCTGAGAAAATCCCAGCAAGcggaaggaaaagaagaattcAATCGAG AATAGCCATGGAGTCCTCCTTGAATCTTGGTAGCGTGTCAGCAAAAAG GAGACATAACGATGCAGAGGAAGGACAAGAGCAGGAAGAAGAGAGTGACTCTGGATCTGAGGAGGCTCAGGATGCGGAATGCCTCCGACAACTGCAAAATCTAAATCAAG ACTCTGATGTAATATCTTGGGAAAGCAGCAGTTGGCTGAACCAACAGCAAGAAGTGTCTGAACATCTGTGTCAAGGCGGTCTGTACCCGGACAGCGTGTCTCGGAGGTTCACTTTTGACGAAAAGAACGTCCTCTTGCAGCAGAGTAACCTTCAGCCAACGCGATGGACACCAGAGCAAAGCGCCGACACCATCCCTCCTGTGGTTTGTCCAGGATACTACCAAGTAACAATATTAG GCATAAACAAGCAGATAGCCGTCGATGCTGCATATTTGCCTGTCGTGAGCTCAGACGAGCCCCGGGCTGTGGGCCTTCCTCAGGATCCCCATGGCAACACGATGCTGTCCTGCCTTTCGTCAGGCTTCCTCTGTCCGCTCAGTGACACCGCCAGCCACAGCGAATCAACACTTCCCGAGCCAG AGGAGGTCTTGGTGACTGCCAGTGAGCTGGAGGACACACATGTCGTGTGCATCTTGGACCTTTGCCATCTGGGTGGAGACGAGATGGAAGTCGTGATCAGCAAGGTGTACAGAGTGACAGAGGTTTCTCTCGGCTAG
- the gab3 gene encoding GRB2-associated-binding protein 3 isoform X4, producing the protein MSAGDVVCTGWLIKSPPEKKLKRFAWRKRWFVLRRGRMSGNPDVLEYYQSKNSKKPIRTIDLKECEVEMLNGQLRIKRDFHGKHLFVVKTSSRVFYLVAKTEEEMNSWISSISQICQFGSLEDAESSEEGFPHTPTSLHPSPDSSDRVSVSSQPDSSHPLDYLFLSQCETGSVSTSRNDSFSNSEISLEQKSSDDAVRDIVPSPLYTDSSSSSFFHASPSPSFFLHGRLTNPPFSAPCTSMVLPSSSSSPQRHCATNVFQFDKPYSSASFEATSDRQTPPPLPPKSNLLSEQLSDDLARRPRANHAALCLRRTSLSSLDHFRTGDAHSRLMRNRRQSLNLPCLNTTQVQSSQDESYVPMASPSPSVTTIECDGYIPMSPGTFSFHNTNCNFESSTTLSTPMRQPGDVAPPPIHRHLKPRLRRARPPPLDLRGLSTITECPTHLPLSRAMTESCFAVNCLPLDRRLENVDNPRDEDAHCTAMESRQHFCLNFDGAVQPWARRSNLDYLSLDFNSASPSPVQKKSFLSDDHRVDYVQVDEKKTQALQNTKMEWTDVRQSKT; encoded by the exons ATGAGTGCTGGGGATGTGGTCTGCACCGGTTGGCTCATTAAATCCCCCCCTGAGAAGAAATTGAAGAGATTT GCGTGGAGGAAACGCTGGTTTGTGCTTCGAAGAGGTCGCATGAGCGGCAATCCTGATGTGCTGGAATACTATCAAAGTAAGAACTCCAAAAAGCCAATCCGCACCATCGACTTGAAAGAGTGTGAGGTCGAAATGCTGAATGGGCAGCTCAGGATAAAGCGAGACTTCCATGGAAAGCACCTGTTTGTAGTAAAGACCTCATCTCGTGTTTTCTACCTGGTGGCCAAAACTGAGGAAGAGATGAACAGCTGGATCAGTAGCATCAGTCAAATCTGCCAGTTTGGGAGCCTGGAGGATGCAG AGAGTTCAGAAGAAGGCTTTCCTCACACCCCCACCTCCCTTCATCCGTCCCCTGACAGCTCTGACCGAGTGTCTGTATCAAGCCAACCAGATTCCAGTCACCCCCTGGACTACCTGTTTCTCTCACAGTGTGAGACAGGGAGTGTAAGCACTAGTAG AAATGACAGCTTTTCAAACTCTGAGATCTCTCTGGAGCAGAAGTCATCAGACGATGCTGTCAGGGACATTGTCCCCTCACCTCTTTACACCgattcctcttcctcctccttctttcaTGCCAGCCCCAGTCCATCTTTTTTCCTCCATGGGAGGTTGACTAACCCTCCTTTCAGCGCTCCATGCACCTCCATGGTGCTACCGtcgtcctcttcctctccacAACGCCACTGTGCCACAAATGTCTTCCAGTTTGACAAACCTTATTCGTCTGCATCGTTTGAGGCAACGAGTGACAGACAAACACCTCCTCCGCTGCCACCCAAGTCTAATCTCCTGTCAGAGCAGCTGAGTGATGATTTAGCTCGCAGGCCAAGGGCAAACCACGCTGCATTATGTCTCCGGAGGACCTCTTTGTCAAGCCTTGACCATTTCAGAACAG GAGATGCTCATAGCAGATTGATGAGGAACAGGAGGCAGAGTCTTAATCTG CCTTGTTTAAATACCACACAAGTTCAAAGCTCCCAGGATGAGTCATATGTCCCCATGGCTTCGCCGTCTCCCTCTGTTACCACCATTGAATGTGATGGCTACATCCCCATGAGCCCCGGGACATTCAGTTTCCACAATACAAACTGCAACTTTGAGTCCTCCACGACTCTCAGCACACCAATGCGTCAACCTGGAGATGTTGCGCCGCCTCCAATCCACCGGCATCTCAAGCCTCGCCTGAGGAGAG CTCGACCTCCACCTCTTGACTTGAGAGGCCTCTCTACAATCACAGAATGTCCCACTCATCTTCCTTTGAGCAGAGCAATGACTGAATCATG CTTTGCAGTGAACTGTTTACCTCTTGATAGAAGACTTGAAAACGTGGACAATCCAAGAGATGAAGACGCACACTGCACTGCAATG gAGTCAAGGCAACATTTCTGTCTCAACTTTGATGGAGCGGTTCAACCCTGGGCGAGAAGATCAAACCTTGACTATTTGTCACTGGATTTCAATTCTGCATCCCCCTCTCCTGTGCAGAAG AAGTCCTTTCTGTCTGATGATCACAGAGTGGATTATGTGCAGGTGGATGAAAAGAAGACTCAGGCGCTGCAAAACACCAAAATGGAGTGGACAGATGTCAGGCAGTCAAAAACATAA
- the gab3 gene encoding GRB2-associated-binding protein 3 isoform X2, producing the protein MSAGDVVCTGWLIKSPPEKKLKRFAWRKRWFVLRRGRMSGNPDVLEYYQSKNSKKPIRTIDLKECEVEMLNGQLRIKRDFHGKHLFVVKTSSRVFYLVAKTEEEMNSWISSISQICQFGSLEDAESSEEGFPHTPTSLHPSPDSSDRVSVSSQPDSSHPLDYLFLSQCETGSVSTSRNDSFSNSEISLEQKSSDDAVRDIVPSPLYTDSSSSSFFHASPSPSFFLHGRLTNPPFSAPCTSMVLPSSSSSPQRHCATNVFQFDKPYSSASFEATSDRQTPPPLPPKSNLLSEQLSDDLARRPRANHAALCLRRTSLSSLDHFRTGDAHSRLMRNRRQSLNLQPCLNTTQVQSSQDESYVPMASPSPSVTTIECDGYIPMSPGTFSFHNTNCNFESSTTLSTPMRQPGDVAPPPIHRHLKPRLRRARPPPLDLRGLSTITECPTHLPLSRAMTESCFAVNCLPLDRRLENVDNPRDEDAHCTAMESRQHFCLNFDGAVQPWARRSNLDYLSLDFNSASPSPVQKKSFLSDDHRVDYVQVDEKKTQALQNTKMEWTDVRQSKT; encoded by the exons ATGAGTGCTGGGGATGTGGTCTGCACCGGTTGGCTCATTAAATCCCCCCCTGAGAAGAAATTGAAGAGATTT GCGTGGAGGAAACGCTGGTTTGTGCTTCGAAGAGGTCGCATGAGCGGCAATCCTGATGTGCTGGAATACTATCAAAGTAAGAACTCCAAAAAGCCAATCCGCACCATCGACTTGAAAGAGTGTGAGGTCGAAATGCTGAATGGGCAGCTCAGGATAAAGCGAGACTTCCATGGAAAGCACCTGTTTGTAGTAAAGACCTCATCTCGTGTTTTCTACCTGGTGGCCAAAACTGAGGAAGAGATGAACAGCTGGATCAGTAGCATCAGTCAAATCTGCCAGTTTGGGAGCCTGGAGGATGCAG AGAGTTCAGAAGAAGGCTTTCCTCACACCCCCACCTCCCTTCATCCGTCCCCTGACAGCTCTGACCGAGTGTCTGTATCAAGCCAACCAGATTCCAGTCACCCCCTGGACTACCTGTTTCTCTCACAGTGTGAGACAGGGAGTGTAAGCACTAGTAG AAATGACAGCTTTTCAAACTCTGAGATCTCTCTGGAGCAGAAGTCATCAGACGATGCTGTCAGGGACATTGTCCCCTCACCTCTTTACACCgattcctcttcctcctccttctttcaTGCCAGCCCCAGTCCATCTTTTTTCCTCCATGGGAGGTTGACTAACCCTCCTTTCAGCGCTCCATGCACCTCCATGGTGCTACCGtcgtcctcttcctctccacAACGCCACTGTGCCACAAATGTCTTCCAGTTTGACAAACCTTATTCGTCTGCATCGTTTGAGGCAACGAGTGACAGACAAACACCTCCTCCGCTGCCACCCAAGTCTAATCTCCTGTCAGAGCAGCTGAGTGATGATTTAGCTCGCAGGCCAAGGGCAAACCACGCTGCATTATGTCTCCGGAGGACCTCTTTGTCAAGCCTTGACCATTTCAGAACAG GAGATGCTCATAGCAGATTGATGAGGAACAGGAGGCAGAGTCTTAATCTG CAGCCTTGTTTAAATACCACACAAGTTCAAAGCTCCCAGGATGAGTCATATGTCCCCATGGCTTCGCCGTCTCCCTCTGTTACCACCATTGAATGTGATGGCTACATCCCCATGAGCCCCGGGACATTCAGTTTCCACAATACAAACTGCAACTTTGAGTCCTCCACGACTCTCAGCACACCAATGCGTCAACCTGGAGATGTTGCGCCGCCTCCAATCCACCGGCATCTCAAGCCTCGCCTGAGGAGAG CTCGACCTCCACCTCTTGACTTGAGAGGCCTCTCTACAATCACAGAATGTCCCACTCATCTTCCTTTGAGCAGAGCAATGACTGAATCATG CTTTGCAGTGAACTGTTTACCTCTTGATAGAAGACTTGAAAACGTGGACAATCCAAGAGATGAAGACGCACACTGCACTGCAATG gAGTCAAGGCAACATTTCTGTCTCAACTTTGATGGAGCGGTTCAACCCTGGGCGAGAAGATCAAACCTTGACTATTTGTCACTGGATTTCAATTCTGCATCCCCCTCTCCTGTGCAGAAG AAGTCCTTTCTGTCTGATGATCACAGAGTGGATTATGTGCAGGTGGATGAAAAGAAGACTCAGGCGCTGCAAAACACCAAAATGGAGTGGACAGATGTCAGGCAGTCAAAAACATAA
- the gab3 gene encoding GRB2-associated-binding protein 3 isoform X1 encodes MSAGDVVCTGWLIKSPPEKKLKRFAWRKRWFVLRRGRMSGNPDVLEYYQSKNSKKPIRTIDLKECEVEMLNGQLRIKRDFHGKHLFVVKTSSRVFYLVAKTEEEMNSWISSISQICQFGSLEDAESSEEGFPHTPTSLHPSPDSSDRVSVSSQPDSSHPLDYLFLSQCETGSVSTSRNDSFSNSEISLEQKSSDDAVRDIVPSPLYTDSSSSSFFHASPSPSFFLHGRLTNPPFSAPCTSMVLPSSSSSPQRHCATNVFQFDKPYSSASFEATSDRQTPPPLPPKSNLLSEQLSDDLARRPRANHAALCLRRTSLSSLDHFRTGDAHSRLMRNRRQSLNLQPCLNTTQVQSSQDESYVPMASPSPSVTTIECDGYIPMSPGTFSFHNTNCNFESSTTLSTPMRQPGDVAPPPIHRHLKPRLRRARPPPLDLRGLSTITECPTHLPLSRAMTESCFAVNCLPLDRRLENVDNPRDEDAHCTAMESRQHFCLNFDGAVQPWARRSNLDYLSLDFNSASPSPVQKQKSFLSDDHRVDYVQVDEKKTQALQNTKMEWTDVRQSKT; translated from the exons ATGAGTGCTGGGGATGTGGTCTGCACCGGTTGGCTCATTAAATCCCCCCCTGAGAAGAAATTGAAGAGATTT GCGTGGAGGAAACGCTGGTTTGTGCTTCGAAGAGGTCGCATGAGCGGCAATCCTGATGTGCTGGAATACTATCAAAGTAAGAACTCCAAAAAGCCAATCCGCACCATCGACTTGAAAGAGTGTGAGGTCGAAATGCTGAATGGGCAGCTCAGGATAAAGCGAGACTTCCATGGAAAGCACCTGTTTGTAGTAAAGACCTCATCTCGTGTTTTCTACCTGGTGGCCAAAACTGAGGAAGAGATGAACAGCTGGATCAGTAGCATCAGTCAAATCTGCCAGTTTGGGAGCCTGGAGGATGCAG AGAGTTCAGAAGAAGGCTTTCCTCACACCCCCACCTCCCTTCATCCGTCCCCTGACAGCTCTGACCGAGTGTCTGTATCAAGCCAACCAGATTCCAGTCACCCCCTGGACTACCTGTTTCTCTCACAGTGTGAGACAGGGAGTGTAAGCACTAGTAG AAATGACAGCTTTTCAAACTCTGAGATCTCTCTGGAGCAGAAGTCATCAGACGATGCTGTCAGGGACATTGTCCCCTCACCTCTTTACACCgattcctcttcctcctccttctttcaTGCCAGCCCCAGTCCATCTTTTTTCCTCCATGGGAGGTTGACTAACCCTCCTTTCAGCGCTCCATGCACCTCCATGGTGCTACCGtcgtcctcttcctctccacAACGCCACTGTGCCACAAATGTCTTCCAGTTTGACAAACCTTATTCGTCTGCATCGTTTGAGGCAACGAGTGACAGACAAACACCTCCTCCGCTGCCACCCAAGTCTAATCTCCTGTCAGAGCAGCTGAGTGATGATTTAGCTCGCAGGCCAAGGGCAAACCACGCTGCATTATGTCTCCGGAGGACCTCTTTGTCAAGCCTTGACCATTTCAGAACAG GAGATGCTCATAGCAGATTGATGAGGAACAGGAGGCAGAGTCTTAATCTG CAGCCTTGTTTAAATACCACACAAGTTCAAAGCTCCCAGGATGAGTCATATGTCCCCATGGCTTCGCCGTCTCCCTCTGTTACCACCATTGAATGTGATGGCTACATCCCCATGAGCCCCGGGACATTCAGTTTCCACAATACAAACTGCAACTTTGAGTCCTCCACGACTCTCAGCACACCAATGCGTCAACCTGGAGATGTTGCGCCGCCTCCAATCCACCGGCATCTCAAGCCTCGCCTGAGGAGAG CTCGACCTCCACCTCTTGACTTGAGAGGCCTCTCTACAATCACAGAATGTCCCACTCATCTTCCTTTGAGCAGAGCAATGACTGAATCATG CTTTGCAGTGAACTGTTTACCTCTTGATAGAAGACTTGAAAACGTGGACAATCCAAGAGATGAAGACGCACACTGCACTGCAATG gAGTCAAGGCAACATTTCTGTCTCAACTTTGATGGAGCGGTTCAACCCTGGGCGAGAAGATCAAACCTTGACTATTTGTCACTGGATTTCAATTCTGCATCCCCCTCTCCTGTGCAGAAG CAGAAGTCCTTTCTGTCTGATGATCACAGAGTGGATTATGTGCAGGTGGATGAAAAGAAGACTCAGGCGCTGCAAAACACCAAAATGGAGTGGACAGATGTCAGGCAGTCAAAAACATAA
- the gab3 gene encoding GRB2-associated-binding protein 3 isoform X3, translating into MSAGDVVCTGWLIKSPPEKKLKRFAWRKRWFVLRRGRMSGNPDVLEYYQSKNSKKPIRTIDLKECEVEMLNGQLRIKRDFHGKHLFVVKTSSRVFYLVAKTEEEMNSWISSISQICQFGSLEDAESSEEGFPHTPTSLHPSPDSSDRVSVSSQPDSSHPLDYLFLSQCETGSVSTSRNDSFSNSEISLEQKSSDDAVRDIVPSPLYTDSSSSSFFHASPSPSFFLHGRLTNPPFSAPCTSMVLPSSSSSPQRHCATNVFQFDKPYSSASFEATSDRQTPPPLPPKSNLLSEQLSDDLARRPRANHAALCLRRTSLSSLDHFRTGDAHSRLMRNRRQSLNLPCLNTTQVQSSQDESYVPMASPSPSVTTIECDGYIPMSPGTFSFHNTNCNFESSTTLSTPMRQPGDVAPPPIHRHLKPRLRRARPPPLDLRGLSTITECPTHLPLSRAMTESCFAVNCLPLDRRLENVDNPRDEDAHCTAMESRQHFCLNFDGAVQPWARRSNLDYLSLDFNSASPSPVQKQKSFLSDDHRVDYVQVDEKKTQALQNTKMEWTDVRQSKT; encoded by the exons ATGAGTGCTGGGGATGTGGTCTGCACCGGTTGGCTCATTAAATCCCCCCCTGAGAAGAAATTGAAGAGATTT GCGTGGAGGAAACGCTGGTTTGTGCTTCGAAGAGGTCGCATGAGCGGCAATCCTGATGTGCTGGAATACTATCAAAGTAAGAACTCCAAAAAGCCAATCCGCACCATCGACTTGAAAGAGTGTGAGGTCGAAATGCTGAATGGGCAGCTCAGGATAAAGCGAGACTTCCATGGAAAGCACCTGTTTGTAGTAAAGACCTCATCTCGTGTTTTCTACCTGGTGGCCAAAACTGAGGAAGAGATGAACAGCTGGATCAGTAGCATCAGTCAAATCTGCCAGTTTGGGAGCCTGGAGGATGCAG AGAGTTCAGAAGAAGGCTTTCCTCACACCCCCACCTCCCTTCATCCGTCCCCTGACAGCTCTGACCGAGTGTCTGTATCAAGCCAACCAGATTCCAGTCACCCCCTGGACTACCTGTTTCTCTCACAGTGTGAGACAGGGAGTGTAAGCACTAGTAG AAATGACAGCTTTTCAAACTCTGAGATCTCTCTGGAGCAGAAGTCATCAGACGATGCTGTCAGGGACATTGTCCCCTCACCTCTTTACACCgattcctcttcctcctccttctttcaTGCCAGCCCCAGTCCATCTTTTTTCCTCCATGGGAGGTTGACTAACCCTCCTTTCAGCGCTCCATGCACCTCCATGGTGCTACCGtcgtcctcttcctctccacAACGCCACTGTGCCACAAATGTCTTCCAGTTTGACAAACCTTATTCGTCTGCATCGTTTGAGGCAACGAGTGACAGACAAACACCTCCTCCGCTGCCACCCAAGTCTAATCTCCTGTCAGAGCAGCTGAGTGATGATTTAGCTCGCAGGCCAAGGGCAAACCACGCTGCATTATGTCTCCGGAGGACCTCTTTGTCAAGCCTTGACCATTTCAGAACAG GAGATGCTCATAGCAGATTGATGAGGAACAGGAGGCAGAGTCTTAATCTG CCTTGTTTAAATACCACACAAGTTCAAAGCTCCCAGGATGAGTCATATGTCCCCATGGCTTCGCCGTCTCCCTCTGTTACCACCATTGAATGTGATGGCTACATCCCCATGAGCCCCGGGACATTCAGTTTCCACAATACAAACTGCAACTTTGAGTCCTCCACGACTCTCAGCACACCAATGCGTCAACCTGGAGATGTTGCGCCGCCTCCAATCCACCGGCATCTCAAGCCTCGCCTGAGGAGAG CTCGACCTCCACCTCTTGACTTGAGAGGCCTCTCTACAATCACAGAATGTCCCACTCATCTTCCTTTGAGCAGAGCAATGACTGAATCATG CTTTGCAGTGAACTGTTTACCTCTTGATAGAAGACTTGAAAACGTGGACAATCCAAGAGATGAAGACGCACACTGCACTGCAATG gAGTCAAGGCAACATTTCTGTCTCAACTTTGATGGAGCGGTTCAACCCTGGGCGAGAAGATCAAACCTTGACTATTTGTCACTGGATTTCAATTCTGCATCCCCCTCTCCTGTGCAGAAG CAGAAGTCCTTTCTGTCTGATGATCACAGAGTGGATTATGTGCAGGTGGATGAAAAGAAGACTCAGGCGCTGCAAAACACCAAAATGGAGTGGACAGATGTCAGGCAGTCAAAAACATAA
- the gab3 gene encoding GRB2-associated-binding protein 3 isoform X5: MSAGDVVCTGWLIKSPPEKKLKRFAWRKRWFVLRRGRMSGNPDVLEYYQSKNSKKPIRTIDLKECEVEMLNGQLRIKRDFHGKHLFVVKTSSRVFYLVAKTEEEMNSWISSISQICQFGSLEDAESSEEGFPHTPTSLHPSPDSSDRVSVSSQPDSSHPLDYLFLSQCETGSVSTSSPSPSFFLHGRLTNPPFSAPCTSMVLPSSSSSPQRHCATNVFQFDKPYSSASFEATSDRQTPPPLPPKSNLLSEQLSDDLARRPRANHAALCLRRTSLSSLDHFRTGDAHSRLMRNRRQSLNLQPCLNTTQVQSSQDESYVPMASPSPSVTTIECDGYIPMSPGTFSFHNTNCNFESSTTLSTPMRQPGDVAPPPIHRHLKPRLRRARPPPLDLRGLSTITECPTHLPLSRAMTESCFAVNCLPLDRRLENVDNPRDEDAHCTAMESRQHFCLNFDGAVQPWARRSNLDYLSLDFNSASPSPVQKQKSFLSDDHRVDYVQVDEKKTQALQNTKMEWTDVRQSKT, encoded by the exons ATGAGTGCTGGGGATGTGGTCTGCACCGGTTGGCTCATTAAATCCCCCCCTGAGAAGAAATTGAAGAGATTT GCGTGGAGGAAACGCTGGTTTGTGCTTCGAAGAGGTCGCATGAGCGGCAATCCTGATGTGCTGGAATACTATCAAAGTAAGAACTCCAAAAAGCCAATCCGCACCATCGACTTGAAAGAGTGTGAGGTCGAAATGCTGAATGGGCAGCTCAGGATAAAGCGAGACTTCCATGGAAAGCACCTGTTTGTAGTAAAGACCTCATCTCGTGTTTTCTACCTGGTGGCCAAAACTGAGGAAGAGATGAACAGCTGGATCAGTAGCATCAGTCAAATCTGCCAGTTTGGGAGCCTGGAGGATGCAG AGAGTTCAGAAGAAGGCTTTCCTCACACCCCCACCTCCCTTCATCCGTCCCCTGACAGCTCTGACCGAGTGTCTGTATCAAGCCAACCAGATTCCAGTCACCCCCTGGACTACCTGTTTCTCTCACAGTGTGAGACAGGGAGTGTAAGCACTAGTAG CCCCAGTCCATCTTTTTTCCTCCATGGGAGGTTGACTAACCCTCCTTTCAGCGCTCCATGCACCTCCATGGTGCTACCGtcgtcctcttcctctccacAACGCCACTGTGCCACAAATGTCTTCCAGTTTGACAAACCTTATTCGTCTGCATCGTTTGAGGCAACGAGTGACAGACAAACACCTCCTCCGCTGCCACCCAAGTCTAATCTCCTGTCAGAGCAGCTGAGTGATGATTTAGCTCGCAGGCCAAGGGCAAACCACGCTGCATTATGTCTCCGGAGGACCTCTTTGTCAAGCCTTGACCATTTCAGAACAG GAGATGCTCATAGCAGATTGATGAGGAACAGGAGGCAGAGTCTTAATCTG CAGCCTTGTTTAAATACCACACAAGTTCAAAGCTCCCAGGATGAGTCATATGTCCCCATGGCTTCGCCGTCTCCCTCTGTTACCACCATTGAATGTGATGGCTACATCCCCATGAGCCCCGGGACATTCAGTTTCCACAATACAAACTGCAACTTTGAGTCCTCCACGACTCTCAGCACACCAATGCGTCAACCTGGAGATGTTGCGCCGCCTCCAATCCACCGGCATCTCAAGCCTCGCCTGAGGAGAG CTCGACCTCCACCTCTTGACTTGAGAGGCCTCTCTACAATCACAGAATGTCCCACTCATCTTCCTTTGAGCAGAGCAATGACTGAATCATG CTTTGCAGTGAACTGTTTACCTCTTGATAGAAGACTTGAAAACGTGGACAATCCAAGAGATGAAGACGCACACTGCACTGCAATG gAGTCAAGGCAACATTTCTGTCTCAACTTTGATGGAGCGGTTCAACCCTGGGCGAGAAGATCAAACCTTGACTATTTGTCACTGGATTTCAATTCTGCATCCCCCTCTCCTGTGCAGAAG CAGAAGTCCTTTCTGTCTGATGATCACAGAGTGGATTATGTGCAGGTGGATGAAAAGAAGACTCAGGCGCTGCAAAACACCAAAATGGAGTGGACAGATGTCAGGCAGTCAAAAACATAA